In Streptomyces chartreusis, the following proteins share a genomic window:
- a CDS encoding glycerol-3-phosphate dehydrogenase/oxidase, translating to MRTATLGPAERAESLAAMAERELDLLVVGGGVVGAGTALDAVTRGLSTGLVEARDWASGTSSRSSKLIHGGLRYLEMLDFGLVREALKERGLLLERLAPHLVKPVPFLYPLQYKGWERLYAGCGVMLYDVMSMARTHGRGLPMHRHLSRRNALRIAPALKKEALVGGLQYYDAQMDDARYVANLVRTAAAYGAKVANRARVTAFLREGERVVGARVQDVEGGGEYEIRAKQIVNATGVWTDDTQSMVGERGQFHVRASKGIHLVVPKDRIHSSSGLILRTEKSVLFVIPWGRHWIVGTTDTDWDLDKAHPAASSADIDYLLEHVNSVLSVPLTRDDVEGVYAGLRPLLAGESDATSKLSREHTVAHPVPGLVVVAGGKYTTYRVMAKDAVDAAVHGLDMRVAECVTEEIPLVGAEGYRAMWNARARIAARTGLHVVRVEHLLNRYGSLAEEVLELITANPALGEPLASGDDYLRAEIVYAASHEGARHLDDALTRRTRISIETFDRGTRCAREAAELMAPVLGWDKGHIEREVEHYQKRVEAERESQRQPDDLTADAARLGAPDIVPL from the coding sequence GTGAGGACAGCGACACTGGGGCCGGCCGAGCGCGCCGAGTCACTGGCGGCAATGGCCGAGCGCGAGCTGGACCTACTGGTCGTGGGCGGTGGCGTCGTGGGCGCGGGCACAGCGCTCGACGCGGTGACCCGCGGACTGTCCACCGGACTGGTCGAGGCCCGGGACTGGGCCTCGGGCACCTCCAGCAGGTCGAGCAAGCTCATTCACGGCGGCCTGCGCTATCTGGAGATGCTCGACTTCGGCCTCGTACGGGAAGCTCTCAAGGAACGCGGGCTGCTGCTGGAGCGGCTGGCGCCGCACCTGGTGAAACCGGTGCCGTTCCTGTACCCGCTGCAGTACAAGGGCTGGGAGCGTCTGTACGCCGGGTGCGGCGTCATGCTCTACGACGTCATGTCGATGGCCCGCACCCATGGCCGCGGCCTGCCCATGCACCGCCATCTGAGCCGCCGCAACGCCCTGCGCATCGCCCCCGCCCTGAAGAAGGAAGCGCTGGTCGGCGGGTTGCAGTACTACGACGCGCAGATGGACGACGCCCGCTATGTGGCCAACCTCGTGCGCACGGCCGCGGCCTACGGCGCGAAGGTCGCCAACCGGGCGCGGGTGACGGCGTTCCTGCGTGAGGGCGAGCGGGTCGTCGGCGCCCGGGTGCAGGACGTCGAGGGCGGCGGCGAGTACGAGATCCGCGCCAAGCAGATCGTCAACGCCACCGGGGTGTGGACCGACGACACCCAGTCGATGGTGGGCGAGCGCGGGCAGTTCCACGTCCGCGCGTCCAAGGGCATCCACCTGGTCGTGCCCAAGGACCGCATCCACTCCTCCAGCGGGCTCATCCTGCGCACCGAGAAGTCCGTGCTGTTCGTCATCCCCTGGGGCCGGCACTGGATCGTCGGCACCACCGACACCGACTGGGACCTCGACAAGGCCCACCCGGCCGCGTCCAGCGCGGACATCGACTACCTGCTGGAACACGTGAACTCGGTGCTCTCGGTGCCCCTGACCCGCGACGACGTGGAAGGCGTGTACGCCGGACTGCGGCCGCTGCTCGCCGGGGAGTCGGACGCCACGAGCAAGCTGTCCCGCGAACACACCGTGGCGCATCCCGTGCCCGGACTCGTCGTCGTGGCTGGCGGCAAGTACACGACGTACCGCGTCATGGCCAAGGACGCGGTGGACGCGGCCGTGCACGGGCTCGACATGCGGGTCGCCGAGTGCGTGACGGAGGAGATCCCGCTGGTGGGCGCGGAGGGATACCGCGCGATGTGGAACGCGCGGGCGCGGATCGCGGCGCGGACGGGCCTTCATGTGGTGCGCGTGGAGCACCTGTTGAACCGGTACGGGTCGCTCGCCGAGGAGGTGCTCGAACTCATCACCGCGAACCCGGCGCTGGGCGAACCCCTCGCGTCCGGCGACGACTATCTGCGCGCCGAGATCGTGTACGCCGCCTCGCACGAGGGGGCGCGCCATCTGGACGACGCCCTGACGCGGCGCACCCGCATCTCCATCGAGACCTTCGACCGCGGCACCCGTTGCGCGCGCGAGGCCGCCGAGCTGATGGCGCCGGTGCTGGGCTGGGACAAGGGACACATCGAGCGCGAGGTCGAGCACTACCAGAAGCGCGTGGAGGCCGAGCGGGAGTCGCAGCGCCAGCCGGACGACCTGACGGCGGACGCGGCGCGGCTGGGGGCGCCGGACATCGTGCCGCTGTGA
- the guaB gene encoding IMP dehydrogenase, which produces MTANVDGVPGKFATLGLTYDDVLLLPGSSDMAPDEIDTASYVSKNVRVNIPLLSAAMDKVTESRMAIAMARQGGVGVLHRNLSIEDQANQVDLVKRSESGMVANPITIHPDATLGEADAMCAKFRISGIPVTDPAGKLLGIVTNRDMAFESDRARRVREVMTPMPLVTGKVGISGVEAIELLRKHKIEKLPLVDDHGILKGLITVKDFVKAEKYPNASKDSKGRLIVGAAVGVAGDSFERAQALIEAGVDFIVVDTAHGHSRLVGDMVAKIKSNSAGVDVIGGNIATKDGAQALIDSGVDGIKVGVGPGSICTTRVVAGIGVPQVTAIYEASLAAKAAGVPVIGDGGLQYSGDIAKALVAGADTVMLGSLLAGCEESPGELLFINGKQFKSYRGMGSLGAMQTRGDRKSFSKDRYFQEGVASDEQLIPEGIEGQVPYRGPLSSVVHQLVGGLRQSMFYVGGSTVPELQDKGRFVRITSAGLKESHPHDIQMTVEAPNYSRK; this is translated from the coding sequence ATGACTGCCAACGTCGACGGAGTGCCCGGTAAATTCGCGACTCTCGGGCTGACCTACGACGACGTGCTGCTGCTGCCGGGCTCGTCGGACATGGCACCCGACGAGATCGACACCGCCTCGTACGTCTCGAAGAACGTGCGGGTGAACATCCCGCTCCTGTCCGCCGCCATGGACAAGGTCACCGAGTCGCGCATGGCGATCGCGATGGCCCGTCAGGGCGGCGTCGGCGTTCTGCACCGCAACCTCTCCATCGAGGACCAGGCCAACCAGGTCGACCTGGTGAAGCGCTCCGAGTCCGGCATGGTGGCCAACCCGATCACCATCCACCCGGACGCCACGCTCGGCGAGGCCGACGCGATGTGCGCCAAGTTCCGCATCAGCGGCATCCCGGTCACCGACCCGGCCGGCAAGCTGCTGGGCATCGTCACCAACCGTGACATGGCCTTCGAGAGCGACCGTGCGCGCCGGGTGCGCGAGGTCATGACGCCGATGCCGCTGGTCACCGGCAAGGTCGGCATCTCCGGCGTCGAGGCCATCGAGCTGCTGCGCAAGCACAAGATCGAGAAGCTGCCGCTGGTCGACGACCACGGCATCCTCAAGGGCCTGATCACCGTCAAGGACTTCGTCAAGGCGGAGAAGTACCCGAACGCCTCGAAGGACTCGAAGGGCCGCCTCATCGTCGGCGCCGCGGTCGGCGTCGCCGGTGACTCCTTCGAGCGCGCCCAGGCGCTGATCGAGGCCGGCGTCGACTTCATCGTCGTCGACACCGCGCACGGCCACTCCCGCCTGGTCGGCGACATGGTCGCCAAGATCAAGTCGAACTCCGCCGGCGTCGACGTCATCGGCGGCAACATCGCCACCAAGGACGGAGCCCAGGCGCTCATCGACTCCGGCGTGGACGGCATCAAGGTCGGCGTCGGCCCCGGCTCCATCTGTACGACCCGAGTGGTCGCAGGCATCGGCGTCCCGCAGGTCACCGCCATCTACGAGGCCTCGCTGGCCGCCAAGGCGGCCGGCGTCCCGGTCATCGGCGACGGCGGCCTGCAGTACTCCGGCGACATCGCCAAGGCCCTGGTCGCGGGCGCCGACACCGTGATGCTCGGCTCGCTGCTCGCGGGCTGCGAGGAGTCCCCGGGCGAGCTGCTGTTCATCAACGGCAAGCAGTTCAAGTCGTACCGCGGCATGGGCTCGCTCGGCGCCATGCAGACCCGCGGCGACCGCAAGTCGTTCTCCAAGGACCGCTACTTCCAGGAGGGCGTCGCCTCCGACGAGCAGCTGATCCCCGAGGGCATCGAGGGCCAGGTGCCCTACCGCGGCCCGCTGTCCTCCGTCGTCCACCAGCTGGTCGGCGGTCTGCGCCAGTCGATGTTCTACGTCGGCGGCAGCACGGTCCCCGAGCTCCAGGACAAGGGCCGGTTCGTGCGGATCACGTCGGCGGGTCTGAAGGAGAGCCACCCGCACGACATCCAGATGACGGTCGAGGCACCGAACTACAGCCGTAAGTAG
- a CDS encoding nucleotide sugar dehydrogenase, with product MPADLAVIGLGPYGLPLAKAAVAVGIPTLGYRTGPDSGSLSPAELRRMLSGGFRHATNPAELGRVRTAVICPPTPRGADGSLDLSQVEAAARTLAGQLRPHTTVILESPVPPGTTENVLRPLLEEGSGMRAGRDFHLAYSPSRVDPGNRHFTPANTPQVIGGLTPACTESAAAFYGRLTDKVVRARGPREAETVQVLETNFRHVNIALVNEMAVLCHDLGVDLWDVIRCAETKPFGFQAFRPGPGVGGHAVPQDLSGPAGRTLRMVELAQQVNSQMPRYVVQRAAALLNEHGKSARGARILLLGVTYKPDLADQQSTPAQEVATRLLELGASISYHDPYIASWSVLDRPVPRADALYEAVADADLTILLQQHRTYDLQGLSVKAQLLLDTRGAAPTGAAHRL from the coding sequence ATGCCCGCAGATCTCGCCGTCATCGGACTAGGCCCGTACGGCCTGCCGCTGGCCAAGGCTGCCGTCGCCGTCGGCATCCCCACGCTCGGTTACCGGACCGGGCCCGATTCCGGCTCCCTCAGTCCCGCCGAACTGCGCCGGATGCTCTCGGGGGGCTTCCGGCACGCCACGAACCCCGCCGAGCTCGGCCGGGTCCGCACCGCCGTCATCTGCCCACCGACCCCGCGCGGCGCCGACGGCTCCCTCGACCTGAGCCAGGTGGAGGCGGCCGCCCGCACCCTGGCCGGACAGCTGCGCCCGCACACCACCGTCATCCTGGAGTCACCGGTACCGCCGGGCACCACCGAGAACGTGCTGCGCCCCCTCCTCGAAGAGGGCTCCGGGATGCGCGCCGGCCGTGATTTCCACCTGGCGTACTCCCCCAGCCGCGTCGACCCCGGAAACCGCCACTTCACGCCCGCCAACACTCCCCAGGTGATCGGCGGGCTCACCCCCGCCTGCACCGAGTCGGCGGCCGCCTTCTACGGCCGTCTCACCGACAAGGTGGTACGCGCGCGTGGCCCGCGCGAGGCGGAGACCGTGCAGGTCCTGGAGACCAACTTCCGGCACGTCAACATCGCCCTCGTCAACGAGATGGCCGTCCTCTGCCACGACTTGGGCGTCGACCTGTGGGACGTCATCCGCTGCGCGGAGACCAAACCGTTCGGCTTCCAGGCCTTCCGCCCCGGCCCCGGCGTCGGCGGCCACGCCGTCCCGCAGGACCTCTCCGGCCCCGCCGGCCGCACCCTGCGCATGGTCGAACTGGCCCAGCAGGTCAACAGCCAGATGCCCCGCTACGTCGTGCAGCGCGCCGCCGCCCTGCTCAACGAGCACGGCAAGTCCGCCCGCGGTGCCCGCATCCTCCTGCTCGGCGTCACCTACAAGCCCGACCTCGCCGACCAGCAGTCCACACCGGCCCAGGAGGTCGCCACCCGCCTGCTGGAGCTGGGCGCGTCCATCAGCTACCACGACCCCTACATCGCCTCCTGGAGCGTCCTGGACCGCCCGGTGCCGCGCGCGGACGCCCTGTACGAGGCCGTCGCGGACGCCGACCTGACGATCCTGCTCCAGCAGCACCGGACGTACGACCTGCAAGGTCTGTCGGTGAAGGCCCAGCTCCTGCTGGACACGCGCGGGGCGGCGCCCACCGGGGCGGCACACCGGTTGTGA
- a CDS encoding response regulator transcription factor has translation MTSVLVCDDSPLAREALRRAVATVPGVERVTTAANGEEVLRRWGADRSDLILMDVRMPGLGGVETVRRLLSADPGARIIMLTVAEDLDGVALAVAAGARGYLHKDASRAELRATVTQALADPTWRLAPRRLRSAEMGAAPTLTAREIQVLEGMSHGRSNAEIGRELFLSEDTVKTHARRLFKKLGASDRAHAVALGFRWGLVR, from the coding sequence ATGACATCCGTCCTCGTCTGCGACGACTCCCCGCTTGCCCGAGAGGCGCTCCGCCGCGCGGTCGCGACCGTGCCCGGCGTCGAGCGCGTCACGACCGCGGCCAACGGCGAGGAAGTCCTCCGCCGCTGGGGTGCGGACCGTTCGGATCTGATCCTGATGGACGTACGCATGCCCGGTCTGGGCGGCGTAGAGACCGTTCGGCGGCTGCTGTCCGCCGACCCCGGCGCGCGCATCATCATGCTCACCGTCGCCGAGGACCTGGACGGCGTGGCCCTCGCGGTCGCCGCCGGGGCGCGCGGCTATCTGCACAAGGACGCCTCGCGCGCCGAGTTGCGGGCCACGGTGACCCAGGCGCTGGCCGACCCGACCTGGCGGCTCGCCCCGCGGCGGCTGCGCTCCGCCGAGATGGGTGCCGCGCCGACGCTCACGGCGCGTGAGATCCAGGTGCTCGAAGGCATGAGTCACGGTCGGTCCAACGCGGAGATCGGCCGCGAGCTGTTCCTCTCCGAGGACACCGTGAAGACGCATGCCCGCCGGCTGTTCAAGAAGCTCGGTGCGTCGGACCGGGCGCACGCGGTGGCACTCGGGTTCCGCTGGGGCCTGGTTCGTTAA
- a CDS encoding WhiB family transcriptional regulator encodes MADFSRLPGPNADLWDWQLLAACRGVDSSLFFHPEGERGAARSARENSAKEVCMRCPVRAQCAAHALAVREPYGVWGGLTEDEREELMGRARNRLVSASTTSGDAGPHT; translated from the coding sequence ATGGCAGATTTCTCCCGCCTTCCCGGACCGAACGCGGACCTGTGGGACTGGCAGCTGCTGGCTGCATGTCGCGGGGTGGACAGCTCGCTCTTCTTTCATCCTGAAGGCGAGCGCGGTGCGGCCCGGAGCGCTCGAGAGAACTCGGCCAAAGAGGTCTGCATGAGGTGCCCGGTGCGCGCACAGTGCGCGGCGCATGCGCTGGCGGTTCGCGAACCGTACGGCGTATGGGGCGGCTTGACCGAGGACGAGCGCGAGGAACTCATGGGGCGGGCCCGCAACCGGCTGGTGTCGGCATCGACGACCAGCGGTGACGCCGGTCCGCACACCTGA
- a CDS encoding serine hydrolase domain-containing protein, with the protein MPLLRTLLAFPVLLTLLGLVSPSLLGLSPAGRPALTASSTSGAPATDALLARLVTRGRAPAAALLAREETGTRYTRAGQGIARTDHFRAGSMTKTFIATVVLQLAAEGQLSLSDTVERYLPGLVRGAGNDGRALTLRALLTHTSGLYDFTAATRGALPLTSLQAVRIALTHPPAARGGFSYSNTNYVLLGLVVEQVTGRSYAAETERRVIAPLGLTGTSFPGSRTSLPSPHGRAYATDGTDVTELDPRVAGAAGELVTTLADLDRFYAALLGGRLLPPRWLREMLDTRAAHGSYGMGLFPVKLRCGTVVWGHSGRISGSYVRSAATVDGRRVMTFRVNTTAIADPGLEPRLLAAEFCPRTK; encoded by the coding sequence ATGCCACTGCTTCGGACACTACTTGCCTTCCCTGTGCTCCTGACGCTTCTCGGCCTCGTGTCCCCGTCGCTCCTCGGCCTGTCTCCGGCCGGCCGGCCGGCTCTCACCGCCTCGTCGACGTCCGGGGCCCCGGCGACGGACGCCCTCCTCGCACGGCTCGTGACCCGGGGCAGGGCCCCCGCGGCGGCCCTGCTGGCCCGCGAGGAGACCGGCACCCGCTACACCCGAGCCGGCCAGGGCATCGCCCGCACCGACCACTTCCGCGCCGGCAGCATGACGAAGACCTTCATCGCGACGGTCGTCCTGCAACTGGCCGCCGAGGGGCAGCTGTCCCTGTCCGACACGGTGGAGCGGTACCTGCCGGGCCTGGTGCGCGGGGCGGGCAACGACGGGCGCGCGCTCACCCTTCGTGCCCTGCTGACCCACACCAGCGGCCTGTACGACTTCACCGCGGCGACCAGAGGCGCTCTCCCCTTGACGTCGCTTCAGGCTGTCCGAATAGCACTCACCCACCCCCCTGCCGCCCGCGGCGGCTTCTCCTACTCGAACACCAACTACGTGTTGCTCGGCCTGGTCGTCGAGCAGGTCACCGGCCGCTCCTACGCCGCCGAGACCGAACGGCGCGTCATCGCCCCGCTGGGTCTGACCGGCACCTCCTTCCCTGGTTCCCGCACCTCGCTGCCCTCCCCGCACGGCCGCGCCTACGCCACCGACGGGACCGATGTCACCGAACTCGATCCCCGGGTGGCGGGCGCCGCCGGTGAGCTGGTGACCACGCTCGCCGACCTCGACCGCTTCTACGCCGCGCTGCTCGGCGGCCGGCTGCTGCCCCCGCGCTGGCTGCGCGAGATGCTCGACACCCGTGCCGCACACGGCTCGTACGGCATGGGTCTCTTTCCCGTGAAACTGCGCTGCGGCACCGTCGTATGGGGGCACAGCGGGCGCATATCCGGCAGCTACGTGCGCTCCGCGGCCACCGTCGACGGGCGTCGTGTCATGACTTTCCGGGTGAACACGACGGCGATCGCAGATCCCGGCCTCGAACCCCGGCTGCTCGCCGCCGAGTTCTGCCCTCGCACCAAGTAG
- a CDS encoding serine/threonine-protein kinase, with protein sequence MSEAERAGTSRQETRQDDRERLLAGRYRLGGVLGRGGMGTVWRAVDETLGRTVAVKELRFPSNIDEEEKRRLITRTLREAKAIARIRNNSAVTVFDVVDEDDRPWIVMELVEGKSLAEVIREDGLLEPKRAAEVGLAVLDVLRSAHREGILHRDVKPSNVLLESDTDRVVLTDFGIAQVEGDPSITSTGMLVGAPSYISPERARGHKPGPAADLWSLGGLLYASVEGVPPYDKGSAIATLTAVMTEPMEEPKNAGPLRDVIYGLLNKDPEKRLDDAGARKMLNAVIHAPERKAEPEPADATKVVPLPPQPGAPEGKGRSGAGSVGKRGEEAGERLRGALRSVRKAAVGAGAAAGAATRGKSASEKGESGSVAGGEAAGGSAARTSGGSAGGSATAGSAAGASADAGSSGQGSGSEGGVAGGSAAGAGAKGGAGAGERDAASGNGQGAGRSSGWPVMPPPDLPERTVPRAPLTDVVPRRTLVIIAVVVALAVLGVVLAVVLNGGGDSTGAAGDGGAKASTKASASSDTKRDDEGTRTDGDKSSSEDKGSGSGSGSEDGKTPSAEASATGGSGAEAGSGGGNGAVSTHKGNQGYSIGLPKGWKYETTGSSGDRFTGPDGQKLLVAWTSTPQDDPVADWEDQEQYMQRSQYDRIRIEKVDYRGWNTADWEFTYVDGGTKYRTIDRGFVVDSRRGYALMYTAKAADWDSDLRKDTWKTLTGSFQPKS encoded by the coding sequence ATGTCGGAGGCGGAGCGGGCGGGGACATCTCGTCAGGAGACTCGTCAGGACGACCGTGAGCGTCTCCTCGCGGGGCGGTACAGGCTGGGCGGTGTGCTCGGCAGGGGCGGCATGGGCACGGTGTGGCGTGCCGTCGACGAGACACTGGGGCGCACGGTCGCCGTCAAGGAGCTGCGGTTCCCCTCGAACATCGACGAGGAGGAGAAGCGACGCCTGATCACACGCACCCTGCGTGAGGCCAAGGCGATCGCCCGGATCCGCAACAACAGCGCGGTCACGGTGTTCGACGTGGTCGACGAGGACGACCGGCCCTGGATCGTGATGGAGCTCGTCGAGGGCAAGTCGCTCGCCGAGGTCATCCGGGAGGACGGCCTGCTGGAGCCCAAGCGGGCGGCCGAGGTGGGCCTGGCCGTGCTCGACGTGCTGCGGTCCGCGCACCGCGAGGGCATCCTGCACCGTGACGTGAAGCCGTCGAACGTCCTGCTGGAGTCCGACACCGACCGGGTCGTGCTCACCGACTTCGGCATCGCCCAGGTCGAGGGCGACCCGTCCATCACCTCGACCGGCATGCTCGTCGGCGCGCCCTCCTACATCTCCCCGGAGCGGGCCCGCGGCCACAAGCCGGGCCCCGCGGCCGACCTGTGGTCGCTGGGCGGCCTGTTGTACGCGTCGGTCGAGGGTGTGCCGCCGTACGACAAGGGCTCCGCGATCGCCACGCTCACCGCGGTGATGACCGAGCCGATGGAGGAGCCGAAGAACGCGGGTCCGCTGCGGGACGTCATCTACGGCCTGCTCAACAAGGACCCCGAGAAGCGGCTCGACGACGCCGGTGCGCGGAAGATGCTCAACGCCGTCATCCACGCGCCCGAGCGCAAGGCCGAGCCGGAGCCGGCGGACGCGACGAAGGTCGTGCCGCTGCCGCCGCAGCCCGGCGCGCCGGAGGGCAAGGGGCGTTCGGGTGCCGGGTCCGTGGGCAAGCGGGGCGAGGAGGCCGGGGAGCGGTTGCGCGGGGCACTGCGTTCCGTGCGCAAGGCCGCGGTGGGCGCGGGGGCGGCCGCCGGGGCTGCCACGCGTGGCAAGTCCGCGAGTGAAAAGGGCGAGTCCGGTTCGGTCGCGGGCGGTGAAGCGGCCGGCGGGTCGGCCGCTCGGACGTCCGGCGGGTCGGCCGGAGGGTCGGCCACGGCGGGGAGTGCGGCTGGGGCTTCGGCGGACGCCGGGAGTTCCGGTCAGGGTTCCGGTTCCGAGGGCGGTGTGGCCGGCGGGTCCGCGGCGGGTGCCGGGGCCAAGGGCGGTGCGGGTGCCGGTGAGCGCGATGCCGCGAGTGGGAACGGGCAGGGCGCGGGCCGGAGTTCGGGGTGGCCCGTCATGCCGCCGCCGGATCTGCCGGAGCGGACCGTGCCGAGGGCGCCGCTCACCGATGTGGTGCCCAGGCGCACGCTGGTGATCATCGCGGTGGTCGTGGCGCTCGCCGTCCTCGGTGTGGTGCTGGCCGTGGTCCTGAACGGCGGCGGTGACTCGACCGGGGCCGCGGGCGACGGCGGGGCAAAGGCCTCCACCAAGGCGAGCGCGAGCTCCGACACCAAGCGGGACGACGAGGGGACCCGTACGGACGGCGACAAGTCCTCGTCGGAGGACAAGGGTTCCGGTTCCGGTTCCGGATCCGAGGACGGGAAGACGCCGAGCGCCGAGGCGAGCGCCACCGGGGGGAGCGGCGCCGAGGCCGGGTCCGGCGGTGGCAACGGAGCCGTCTCGACCCACAAGGGGAACCAGGGGTACTCGATCGGGCTTCCCAAGGGCTGGAAGTACGAGACCACGGGCTCCTCGGGAGACCGGTTCACCGGGCCCGACGGGCAGAAGCTGCTCGTCGCCTGGACGTCCACGCCGCAGGACGACCCGGTCGCGGACTGGGAGGACCAGGAGCAGTACATGCAGCGCTCCCAGTACGACCGGATCCGCATAGAGAAGGTGGACTATCGCGGCTGGAACACGGCCGACTGGGAGTTCACCTATGTCGACGGCGGGACGAAGTACCGGACGATCGACCGTGGGTTCGTCGTGGACAGCCGTCGGGGCTATGCGCTGATGTACACCGCGAAGGCCGCCGATTGGGACAGTGATCTCCGCAAGGACACCTGGAAGACACTGACCGGTTCGTTCCAGCCGAAGTCATGA
- a CDS encoding sigma-70 family RNA polymerase sigma factor: MRDDEAAKAAGAIGALVHRAVDGDEQATHDLLAHVHPLALRYCRTRLSRLPGDARHFVEDLAQEVCVAVLLALPRYKDTGRPFEAFVFAIAAHKVADLQRAAMRHPGSTAVPSDEMPERPDDSLGPEERALLSSDAEWAKKLLANLPENQRELLLLRIAVGLTAEETGQMLGMSPGAVRVAQHRALSRLRALAEQ; encoded by the coding sequence ATGCGCGACGACGAGGCGGCCAAAGCCGCAGGGGCGATCGGTGCACTCGTCCATCGCGCCGTGGACGGGGACGAGCAGGCCACGCACGATCTGCTCGCGCATGTCCACCCCCTGGCCCTGCGCTACTGCCGCACCAGGCTGTCCCGCCTTCCGGGCGACGCCCGGCACTTCGTCGAGGACCTCGCCCAGGAGGTCTGCGTCGCCGTCCTCCTCGCCCTGCCGCGCTACAAGGACACCGGCCGGCCCTTCGAGGCGTTCGTCTTCGCCATCGCCGCGCACAAGGTGGCCGACCTCCAGCGGGCGGCGATGCGGCACCCCGGTTCCACCGCTGTCCCCTCGGACGAGATGCCCGAGCGCCCCGACGACTCCCTCGGCCCGGAGGAGCGCGCGCTGCTCAGCAGCGACGCCGAGTGGGCCAAGAAACTGCTGGCCAACCTGCCCGAGAACCAGCGCGAACTGCTGCTGCTGAGGATCGCCGTGGGGTTGACCGCGGAGGAGACCGGACAGATGTTGGGAATGTCACCCGGAGCGGTCCGGGTGGCGCAGCACAGGGCGCTGAGCCGGCTGCGCGCACTCGCCGAGCAGTAG
- a CDS encoding GuaB3 family IMP dehydrogenase-related protein — protein MTEIEIGRGKRGRRAYAFDDIAVVPSRRTRDPKEVSIAWQIDAYRFELPFLAAPMDSVVSPATAIRIGELGGLGVLNLEGLWTRYEDPQPLLDEIAGMPTEAATRRLQEVYAAPIKEELIGQRIKEVRDSGVVTAAALSPQRTAQFSKAVVDAGVDIFVIRGTTVSAEHVSSSHEPLNLKQFIYELDVPVIVGGCATYTAALHLMRTGAAGVLVGFGGGAAHTTRNVLGIRVPMATAVADVAAARRDYMDESGGRYVHVIADGGVGWSGDLPKAIACGADAVMMGSPLARATDAPGKGHHWGMEAVNDELPRGKKVDLGTVGTIEEVLTGPSHTPDGSMNFFGALRRAMATTGYSELKEFQRVEVTVADSQHMR, from the coding sequence GTGACTGAGATCGAGATCGGGCGCGGCAAGCGCGGCCGCCGGGCGTACGCCTTCGACGACATCGCCGTCGTCCCCAGCCGCCGTACGCGGGACCCGAAGGAGGTCTCGATCGCCTGGCAGATCGACGCCTACCGCTTCGAGCTGCCCTTCCTGGCCGCGCCCATGGACTCGGTCGTCTCCCCGGCCACCGCGATCCGCATCGGCGAGCTCGGCGGTCTCGGCGTGCTGAACCTCGAGGGCCTGTGGACGCGGTACGAGGACCCGCAGCCGCTCCTCGACGAGATCGCCGGGATGCCCACCGAGGCCGCCACGCGCCGCCTCCAGGAGGTCTACGCCGCTCCCATCAAGGAGGAGCTGATCGGGCAGCGCATCAAGGAGGTGCGCGACTCGGGCGTCGTCACCGCCGCCGCGCTCTCCCCGCAGCGCACGGCCCAGTTCTCCAAGGCGGTCGTCGACGCCGGCGTCGACATCTTCGTCATCCGCGGCACCACGGTCTCCGCGGAGCACGTCTCCTCCTCGCACGAGCCGCTGAACCTGAAGCAGTTCATCTACGAACTCGACGTCCCGGTGATCGTCGGCGGCTGCGCCACCTACACCGCCGCCCTGCACCTGATGCGCACGGGCGCCGCGGGCGTCCTGGTCGGCTTCGGCGGCGGCGCCGCGCACACCACCCGCAACGTCCTCGGCATCCGTGTCCCGATGGCGACGGCGGTCGCCGACGTGGCCGCGGCCCGCCGCGACTACATGGACGAGTCCGGCGGCCGGTACGTCCACGTGATCGCCGACGGCGGTGTGGGCTGGTCCGGCGACCTCCCCAAGGCCATCGCCTGCGGCGCCGACGCCGTGATGATGGGCTCCCCGCTGGCCCGCGCCACGGACGCGCCGGGCAAGGGCCACCACTGGGGCATGGAGGCCGTGAACGACGAGCTGCCGCGCGGCAAGAAGGTCGACCTGGGCACGGTCGGCACCATCGAGGAGGTGCTGACGGGCCCGTCGCACACTCCCGACGGCTCCATGAACTTCTTCGGCGCCTTGCGCCGGGCCATGGCCACGACCGGCTACAGCGAGCTCAAGGAGTTCCAGCGGGTCGAGGTGACGGTCGCGGACTCGCAGCACATGCGCTAG